A single region of the Neodiprion pinetum isolate iyNeoPine1 chromosome 5, iyNeoPine1.2, whole genome shotgun sequence genome encodes:
- the AP-1gamma gene encoding AP-1 complex subunit gamma-1 isoform X9: MFNPAFNMASIKQAINEAVERVSTVRMPAPTRLRDLIRQIRAARTAAEERTVVNKECAYIRSTFREEDSVWRCRNIAKLLYIHMLGYPAHFGQLECLKLIASPRFTDKRIGYLGAMLLLDERQDVHLLITNCLKNDLNSSTQFVIGLALCTLGAIASPEMARDLAAEVERLMKSPNAYIRKKAALCAFRIIRRVPELMEMFLPATRSLLTEKNHGVLITGVTLITEMCENSIDTLNHFKKECGHREIVPNLVRILKNLILAGYSPEHDVSGVSDPFLQVKILRLLRILGRNDVDASEAMNDILAQVATNTETSKNVGNTILYETVLSIMDIKSESGLRVLAVNILGRFLLNNDKNIRYVALNTLLKTVYVDTSAVQRHRSTILECLKDPDVSIRRRAMELSFALVNSNNIRTMMKELLLFLERADPEFKAQCSSNIVMSAERFAPNKRWHLETLFKVLVAAGNYVRDDVVACTIQLISEAQAQQGYAVCALWRALERDTADKQPLAQVATWCIGEYGDLLLYGPPSEDVEAPVNLTEDEVIDVYQRLLWSPQNTVVTKQYTLLSLTKLSTRFQQGNDMPLSFYRKIRQIIDTFGSNLHIELQQRGVEFSQLFRKYEHLRTALLERMPPMETAKPQANGIIGLVNGESEIEEDKTMILEQLPVAAPSDSSALLDLLGSSDFDTEIPAVVDNNTPVTAAPVINNNDLLDLLGGLDLSTPISAPPSFPQVQSTPQIFSPTNTSNFLVDGLLNSSPVQNEIPSLVAFDKLGLKIVLKLERPSETPDLLVINMLAQNVGSMELTEFLFQAAVPKTFQLQMLSPSGTVIPPSGQVTQVMKVTNINKAALRMRLRISYTGDSGPVLEQTEVNNFPPLAWQ; encoded by the exons at GTTTAACCCAGCCTTCAATATGGCCTCCATAAAGCAGGCTATCAACGAGGCTGTTGAGCGAG TTTCGACAGTGAGAATGCCAGCTCCTACACGCCTCCGCGATTTGATCAGACAAATACGAGCGGCAAGAACTGCCGCTGAAGAACGTACAGTCGTCAACAAAGAATGCGCATACATTCGATCGACGTTCAGGGAGGAGGACAGCGTCTGGAGGTGTCGCAACATTGCCAAACTTCTTTACATTCACATGTTGGG ATATCCGGCGCATTTTGGACAGCTCGAATGTTTGAAGCTGATAGCGTCGCCGAGGTTTACAGACAAAAGAATCGGCTATCTTGGGGCTATGCTGCTGCTCGACGAGCGACAAGATGTTCACCTTTTGATTACCAACTGTCTGAAAAA CGATTTGAACAGTTCTACACAGTTCGTAATTGGGCTTGCCCtgtgcactctaggtgcaatcGCATCACCAGAGATGGCAAGAGATCTGGCAGCTGAAGTCGAGAGGCTTATGAAATCGCCCAATGCatatattagaaaaaaagcaGCCCTGTGCGCGTTCAGAATAATCAGACGTGTCCCCGAGTTGATGGAAATGTTTTTACCAGCCACTCGCAGTCTACttacggaaaaaaatcacgGCGTTTTAATCACCGGAGTTACTCTGATTACGGAAATGTGTGAAAACAGCATTGACACTTTGAATCATTTCAAAAAG GAATGCGGCCATCGAGag ATTGTTCCCAACCTCGTACGgattttaaagaatttaatACTTGCTGGATATTCTCCAGAGCACGACGTATCTGGAGTATCAGATCCTTTCCTTCAAGTGAAAATTCTGCGACTTTTACGAATTTTGGGAAGAAACGATGTCGATGCATCGGAAGCTATGAATGATATCCTGGCGCAAGTGGCAACAAACACGGAAACCAGTAAGAACGTTGGAAATACGATATTGTACGAAACGGTTCTGTCTATTATGGATATAAAGTCAGAGAGCGGCTTGAGAGTTCTGGCCGTCAATATTCTCGGTagatttttattgaataacgataaaaatattcgttacGTCGCGTTAAACACCCTTTTGAAGACTGTGTATGTTGATACGAGTGCTGTGCAGAGACACCGTTCCACAATTTTG gAGTGCCTAAAGGATCCTGATGTTTCGATAAGGCGGCGTGCAATGGAGCTTAGCTTCGCTCTAGTGAACTCAAACAACATAAGAACTATGATGAAAGAATTATTGCTCTTTCTAGAACGAGCCGATCCTGAATTCAAAGCTCAATGTAGTAGCAACATCGTCATGTCGGCGGAAAGATTTGCTCCTAACAAACGTTGGCACCTTGAAACGCTCTTCAAAGTTTTAGTCGCA GCCGGCAATTACGTGAGAGATGACGTCGTCGCTTGTACAATTCAGTTGATATCGGAGGCACAGGCACAGCAAGGATATGCGGTTTGTGCACTTTGGCGCGCTTTGGAAAGGGATACTGCCGATAAGCAGCCATTGGCTCAAGTGGCGACTTGGTGCATCGGGGAGTACGGTGATTTGTTACTTTATGGTCCGCCAAGTGAAGACGTCGAGGCACCTGTAAAT CTAACTGAAGATGAAGTCATTGATGTCTATCAAAGGTTACTGTGGAGTCCACAAAATACCGTAGTCACGAAACAGTACACTTTACTGTCACTCACGAAACTCAGCACTCGTTTCCAACAAGGCAACGA TATGCCACTTtcattttacagaaaaattcgACAAATTATTGATACGTTTGGGAGCAATTTACACATTGAGCTTCAGCAACGCGGAGTTGAATTCTCGCAGTTATTTAGAAAATATGAACACTTGAGGACCGCATTACTGGAAAGAATGCCTCCTATGGAGACTGCCAAACCACAGGCAAATGGAATCATCGGATTAGTTAACGGAGAGTCTGAAATCGAGGAAGATAAAACTATGATTTTGGAACAGCTACCTGTTGCTGCTCCATCAGACTCG AGCGCTCTGCTGGATTTGCTTGGAAGTTCGGACTTTGATACTGAAATCCCAGCTGTGGTGGATAACAATACTCCAGTTACTGCGGCGCCAGTCATTAATAACAATGACCTTCTCGATCTACTTGGAGGGTTAGATCTGAGCACACCTATTTCAGCTCCGCCTTCTTTTCCACAGGTCCAATCGACTCCACAAATCTTTAGCCCAACCAATACGTCCAATTTCCTTGTCGATGGCCTTCTCAACTCGTCCCCGGTTCAAAATG AAATACCAAGTCTGGTTGCCTTTGATAAATTAGGCCTTAAAATCGTACTCAAATTAGAGCGACCATCAGAGACTCCAGACTTGTTGGTGATCAACATGTTGGCTCAAAATGTTGGTTCTATGGAACTGACCGAATTCTTATTCCAAGCCGCAGTTCCCAAG ACATTCCAATTACAAATGCTGTCACCTTCAGGCACCGTCATACCTCCATCGGGTCAAGTAACTCAAGTTATGAAAGTAACAAACATCAACAAA GCAGCGCTTAGGATGCGATTGCGTATTTCGTATACGGGAGATTCGGGGCCCGTATTGGAACAAACGGAGGTGAACAACTTTCCGCCGCTGGCATGGCAGTGA
- the AP-1gamma gene encoding AP-1 complex subunit gamma-1 isoform X10: MNASEHGFNPAFNMASIKQAINEAVERVRMPAPTRLRDLIRQIRAARTAAEERTVVNKECAYIRSTFREEDSVWRCRNIAKLLYIHMLGYPAHFGQLECLKLIASPRFTDKRIGYLGAMLLLDERQDVHLLITNCLKNDLNSSTQFVIGLALCTLGAIASPEMARDLAAEVERLMKSPNAYIRKKAALCAFRIIRRVPELMEMFLPATRSLLTEKNHGVLITGVTLITEMCENSIDTLNHFKKIVPNLVRILKNLILAGYSPEHDVSGVSDPFLQVKILRLLRILGRNDVDASEAMNDILAQVATNTETSKNVGNTILYETVLSIMDIKSESGLRVLAVNILGRFLLNNDKNIRYVALNTLLKTVYVDTSAVQRHRSTILECLKDPDVSIRRRAMELSFALVNSNNIRTMMKELLLFLERADPEFKAQCSSNIVMSAERFAPNKRWHLETLFKVLVAAGNYVRDDVVACTIQLISEAQAQQGYAVCALWRALERDTADKQPLAQVATWCIGEYGDLLLYGPPSEDVEAPVNLTEDEVIDVYQRLLWSPQNTVVTKQYTLLSLTKLSTRFQQGNDMPLSFYRKIRQIIDTFGSNLHIELQQRGVEFSQLFRKYEHLRTALLERMPPMETAKPQANGIIGLVNGESEIEEDKTMILEQLPVAAPSDSSALLDLLGSSDFDTEIPAVVDNNTPVTAAPVINNNDLLDLLGGLDLSTPISAPPSFPQVQSTPQIFSPTNTSNFLVDGLLNSSPVQNEIPSLVAFDKLGLKIVLKLERPSETPDLLVINMLAQNVGSMELTEFLFQAAVPKTFQLQMLSPSGTVIPPSGQVTQVMKVTNINKAALRMRLRISYTGDSGPVLEQTEVNNFPPLAWQ, encoded by the exons ATGAATGCCTCAGAACATgg GTTTAACCCAGCCTTCAATATGGCCTCCATAAAGCAGGCTATCAACGAGGCTGTTGAGCGAG TGAGAATGCCAGCTCCTACACGCCTCCGCGATTTGATCAGACAAATACGAGCGGCAAGAACTGCCGCTGAAGAACGTACAGTCGTCAACAAAGAATGCGCATACATTCGATCGACGTTCAGGGAGGAGGACAGCGTCTGGAGGTGTCGCAACATTGCCAAACTTCTTTACATTCACATGTTGGG ATATCCGGCGCATTTTGGACAGCTCGAATGTTTGAAGCTGATAGCGTCGCCGAGGTTTACAGACAAAAGAATCGGCTATCTTGGGGCTATGCTGCTGCTCGACGAGCGACAAGATGTTCACCTTTTGATTACCAACTGTCTGAAAAA CGATTTGAACAGTTCTACACAGTTCGTAATTGGGCTTGCCCtgtgcactctaggtgcaatcGCATCACCAGAGATGGCAAGAGATCTGGCAGCTGAAGTCGAGAGGCTTATGAAATCGCCCAATGCatatattagaaaaaaagcaGCCCTGTGCGCGTTCAGAATAATCAGACGTGTCCCCGAGTTGATGGAAATGTTTTTACCAGCCACTCGCAGTCTACttacggaaaaaaatcacgGCGTTTTAATCACCGGAGTTACTCTGATTACGGAAATGTGTGAAAACAGCATTGACACTTTGAATCATTTCAAAAAG ATTGTTCCCAACCTCGTACGgattttaaagaatttaatACTTGCTGGATATTCTCCAGAGCACGACGTATCTGGAGTATCAGATCCTTTCCTTCAAGTGAAAATTCTGCGACTTTTACGAATTTTGGGAAGAAACGATGTCGATGCATCGGAAGCTATGAATGATATCCTGGCGCAAGTGGCAACAAACACGGAAACCAGTAAGAACGTTGGAAATACGATATTGTACGAAACGGTTCTGTCTATTATGGATATAAAGTCAGAGAGCGGCTTGAGAGTTCTGGCCGTCAATATTCTCGGTagatttttattgaataacgataaaaatattcgttacGTCGCGTTAAACACCCTTTTGAAGACTGTGTATGTTGATACGAGTGCTGTGCAGAGACACCGTTCCACAATTTTG gAGTGCCTAAAGGATCCTGATGTTTCGATAAGGCGGCGTGCAATGGAGCTTAGCTTCGCTCTAGTGAACTCAAACAACATAAGAACTATGATGAAAGAATTATTGCTCTTTCTAGAACGAGCCGATCCTGAATTCAAAGCTCAATGTAGTAGCAACATCGTCATGTCGGCGGAAAGATTTGCTCCTAACAAACGTTGGCACCTTGAAACGCTCTTCAAAGTTTTAGTCGCA GCCGGCAATTACGTGAGAGATGACGTCGTCGCTTGTACAATTCAGTTGATATCGGAGGCACAGGCACAGCAAGGATATGCGGTTTGTGCACTTTGGCGCGCTTTGGAAAGGGATACTGCCGATAAGCAGCCATTGGCTCAAGTGGCGACTTGGTGCATCGGGGAGTACGGTGATTTGTTACTTTATGGTCCGCCAAGTGAAGACGTCGAGGCACCTGTAAAT CTAACTGAAGATGAAGTCATTGATGTCTATCAAAGGTTACTGTGGAGTCCACAAAATACCGTAGTCACGAAACAGTACACTTTACTGTCACTCACGAAACTCAGCACTCGTTTCCAACAAGGCAACGA TATGCCACTTtcattttacagaaaaattcgACAAATTATTGATACGTTTGGGAGCAATTTACACATTGAGCTTCAGCAACGCGGAGTTGAATTCTCGCAGTTATTTAGAAAATATGAACACTTGAGGACCGCATTACTGGAAAGAATGCCTCCTATGGAGACTGCCAAACCACAGGCAAATGGAATCATCGGATTAGTTAACGGAGAGTCTGAAATCGAGGAAGATAAAACTATGATTTTGGAACAGCTACCTGTTGCTGCTCCATCAGACTCG AGCGCTCTGCTGGATTTGCTTGGAAGTTCGGACTTTGATACTGAAATCCCAGCTGTGGTGGATAACAATACTCCAGTTACTGCGGCGCCAGTCATTAATAACAATGACCTTCTCGATCTACTTGGAGGGTTAGATCTGAGCACACCTATTTCAGCTCCGCCTTCTTTTCCACAGGTCCAATCGACTCCACAAATCTTTAGCCCAACCAATACGTCCAATTTCCTTGTCGATGGCCTTCTCAACTCGTCCCCGGTTCAAAATG AAATACCAAGTCTGGTTGCCTTTGATAAATTAGGCCTTAAAATCGTACTCAAATTAGAGCGACCATCAGAGACTCCAGACTTGTTGGTGATCAACATGTTGGCTCAAAATGTTGGTTCTATGGAACTGACCGAATTCTTATTCCAAGCCGCAGTTCCCAAG ACATTCCAATTACAAATGCTGTCACCTTCAGGCACCGTCATACCTCCATCGGGTCAAGTAACTCAAGTTATGAAAGTAACAAACATCAACAAA GCAGCGCTTAGGATGCGATTGCGTATTTCGTATACGGGAGATTCGGGGCCCGTATTGGAACAAACGGAGGTGAACAACTTTCCGCCGCTGGCATGGCAGTGA
- the AP-1gamma gene encoding AP-1 complex subunit gamma-1 isoform X2 yields the protein MWPYYETEDWSVLPPELNRRFNPAFNMASIKQAINEAVERVRMPAPTRLRDLIRQIRAARTAAEERTVVNKECAYIRSTFREEDSVWRCRNIAKLLYIHMLGYPAHFGQLECLKLIASPRFTDKRIGYLGAMLLLDERQDVHLLITNCLKNDLNSSTQFVIGLALCTLGAIASPEMARDLAAEVERLMKSPNAYIRKKAALCAFRIIRRVPELMEMFLPATRSLLTEKNHGVLITGVTLITEMCENSIDTLNHFKKECGHREIVPNLVRILKNLILAGYSPEHDVSGVSDPFLQVKILRLLRILGRNDVDASEAMNDILAQVATNTETSKNVGNTILYETVLSIMDIKSESGLRVLAVNILGRFLLNNDKNIRYVALNTLLKTVYVDTSAVQRHRSTILECLKDPDVSIRRRAMELSFALVNSNNIRTMMKELLLFLERADPEFKAQCSSNIVMSAERFAPNKRWHLETLFKVLVAAGNYVRDDVVACTIQLISEAQAQQGYAVCALWRALERDTADKQPLAQVATWCIGEYGDLLLYGPPSEDVEAPVNLTEDEVIDVYQRLLWSPQNTVVTKQYTLLSLTKLSTRFQQGNDMPLSFYRKIRQIIDTFGSNLHIELQQRGVEFSQLFRKYEHLRTALLERMPPMETAKPQANGIIGLVNGESEIEEDKTMILEQLPVAAPSDSSALLDLLGSSDFDTEIPAVVDNNTPVTAAPVINNNDLLDLLGGLDLSTPISAPPSFPQVQSTPQIFSPTNTSNFLVDGLLNSSPVQNEIPSLVAFDKLGLKIVLKLERPSETPDLLVINMLAQNVGSMELTEFLFQAAVPKTFQLQMLSPSGTVIPPSGQVTQVMKVTNINKAALRMRLRISYTGDSGPVLEQTEVNNFPPLAWQ from the exons ATGTGGCCCTATTATGAGACCGAAGATTGGAGTGTTCTCCCGCCCGAGCTGAACAGAAG GTTTAACCCAGCCTTCAATATGGCCTCCATAAAGCAGGCTATCAACGAGGCTGTTGAGCGAG TGAGAATGCCAGCTCCTACACGCCTCCGCGATTTGATCAGACAAATACGAGCGGCAAGAACTGCCGCTGAAGAACGTACAGTCGTCAACAAAGAATGCGCATACATTCGATCGACGTTCAGGGAGGAGGACAGCGTCTGGAGGTGTCGCAACATTGCCAAACTTCTTTACATTCACATGTTGGG ATATCCGGCGCATTTTGGACAGCTCGAATGTTTGAAGCTGATAGCGTCGCCGAGGTTTACAGACAAAAGAATCGGCTATCTTGGGGCTATGCTGCTGCTCGACGAGCGACAAGATGTTCACCTTTTGATTACCAACTGTCTGAAAAA CGATTTGAACAGTTCTACACAGTTCGTAATTGGGCTTGCCCtgtgcactctaggtgcaatcGCATCACCAGAGATGGCAAGAGATCTGGCAGCTGAAGTCGAGAGGCTTATGAAATCGCCCAATGCatatattagaaaaaaagcaGCCCTGTGCGCGTTCAGAATAATCAGACGTGTCCCCGAGTTGATGGAAATGTTTTTACCAGCCACTCGCAGTCTACttacggaaaaaaatcacgGCGTTTTAATCACCGGAGTTACTCTGATTACGGAAATGTGTGAAAACAGCATTGACACTTTGAATCATTTCAAAAAG GAATGCGGCCATCGAGag ATTGTTCCCAACCTCGTACGgattttaaagaatttaatACTTGCTGGATATTCTCCAGAGCACGACGTATCTGGAGTATCAGATCCTTTCCTTCAAGTGAAAATTCTGCGACTTTTACGAATTTTGGGAAGAAACGATGTCGATGCATCGGAAGCTATGAATGATATCCTGGCGCAAGTGGCAACAAACACGGAAACCAGTAAGAACGTTGGAAATACGATATTGTACGAAACGGTTCTGTCTATTATGGATATAAAGTCAGAGAGCGGCTTGAGAGTTCTGGCCGTCAATATTCTCGGTagatttttattgaataacgataaaaatattcgttacGTCGCGTTAAACACCCTTTTGAAGACTGTGTATGTTGATACGAGTGCTGTGCAGAGACACCGTTCCACAATTTTG gAGTGCCTAAAGGATCCTGATGTTTCGATAAGGCGGCGTGCAATGGAGCTTAGCTTCGCTCTAGTGAACTCAAACAACATAAGAACTATGATGAAAGAATTATTGCTCTTTCTAGAACGAGCCGATCCTGAATTCAAAGCTCAATGTAGTAGCAACATCGTCATGTCGGCGGAAAGATTTGCTCCTAACAAACGTTGGCACCTTGAAACGCTCTTCAAAGTTTTAGTCGCA GCCGGCAATTACGTGAGAGATGACGTCGTCGCTTGTACAATTCAGTTGATATCGGAGGCACAGGCACAGCAAGGATATGCGGTTTGTGCACTTTGGCGCGCTTTGGAAAGGGATACTGCCGATAAGCAGCCATTGGCTCAAGTGGCGACTTGGTGCATCGGGGAGTACGGTGATTTGTTACTTTATGGTCCGCCAAGTGAAGACGTCGAGGCACCTGTAAAT CTAACTGAAGATGAAGTCATTGATGTCTATCAAAGGTTACTGTGGAGTCCACAAAATACCGTAGTCACGAAACAGTACACTTTACTGTCACTCACGAAACTCAGCACTCGTTTCCAACAAGGCAACGA TATGCCACTTtcattttacagaaaaattcgACAAATTATTGATACGTTTGGGAGCAATTTACACATTGAGCTTCAGCAACGCGGAGTTGAATTCTCGCAGTTATTTAGAAAATATGAACACTTGAGGACCGCATTACTGGAAAGAATGCCTCCTATGGAGACTGCCAAACCACAGGCAAATGGAATCATCGGATTAGTTAACGGAGAGTCTGAAATCGAGGAAGATAAAACTATGATTTTGGAACAGCTACCTGTTGCTGCTCCATCAGACTCG AGCGCTCTGCTGGATTTGCTTGGAAGTTCGGACTTTGATACTGAAATCCCAGCTGTGGTGGATAACAATACTCCAGTTACTGCGGCGCCAGTCATTAATAACAATGACCTTCTCGATCTACTTGGAGGGTTAGATCTGAGCACACCTATTTCAGCTCCGCCTTCTTTTCCACAGGTCCAATCGACTCCACAAATCTTTAGCCCAACCAATACGTCCAATTTCCTTGTCGATGGCCTTCTCAACTCGTCCCCGGTTCAAAATG AAATACCAAGTCTGGTTGCCTTTGATAAATTAGGCCTTAAAATCGTACTCAAATTAGAGCGACCATCAGAGACTCCAGACTTGTTGGTGATCAACATGTTGGCTCAAAATGTTGGTTCTATGGAACTGACCGAATTCTTATTCCAAGCCGCAGTTCCCAAG ACATTCCAATTACAAATGCTGTCACCTTCAGGCACCGTCATACCTCCATCGGGTCAAGTAACTCAAGTTATGAAAGTAACAAACATCAACAAA GCAGCGCTTAGGATGCGATTGCGTATTTCGTATACGGGAGATTCGGGGCCCGTATTGGAACAAACGGAGGTGAACAACTTTCCGCCGCTGGCATGGCAGTGA
- the AP-1gamma gene encoding AP-1 complex subunit gamma-1 isoform X17 encodes MNASEHGFNPAFNMASIKQAINEAVERVRMPAPTRLRDLIRQIRAARTAAEERTVVNKECAYIRSTFREEDSVWRCRNIAKLLYIHMLGYPAHFGQLECLKLIASPRFTDKRIGYLGAMLLLDERQDVHLLITNCLKNDLNSSTQFVIGLALCTLGAIASPEMARDLAAEVERLMKSPNAYIRKKAALCAFRIIRRVPELMEMFLPATRSLLTEKNHGVLITGVTLITEMCENSIDTLNHFKKIVPNLVRILKNLILAGYSPEHDVSGVSDPFLQVKILRLLRILGRNDVDASEAMNDILAQVATNTETSKNVGNTILYETVLSIMDIKSESGLRVLAVNILGRFLLNNDKNIRYVALNTLLKTVYVDTSAVQRHRSTILECLKDPDVSIRRRAMELSFALVNSNNIRTMMKELLLFLERADPEFKAQCSSNIVMSAERFAPNKRWHLETLFKVLVAAGNYVRDDVVACTIQLISEAQAQQGYAVCALWRALERDTADKQPLAQVATWCIGEYGDLLLYGPPSEDVEAPVNLTEDEVIDVYQRLLWSPQNTVVTKQYTLLSLTKLSTRFQQGNEKIRQIIDTFGSNLHIELQQRGVEFSQLFRKYEHLRTALLERMPPMETAKPQANGIIGLVNGESEIEEDKTMILEQLPVAAPSDSSALLDLLGSSDFDTEIPAVVDNNTPVTAAPVINNNDLLDLLGGLDLSTPISAPPSFPQVQSTPQIFSPTNTSNFLVDGLLNSSPVQNEIPSLVAFDKLGLKIVLKLERPSETPDLLVINMLAQNVGSMELTEFLFQAAVPKTFQLQMLSPSGTVIPPSGQVTQVMKVTNINKAALRMRLRISYTGDSGPVLEQTEVNNFPPLAWQ; translated from the exons ATGAATGCCTCAGAACATgg GTTTAACCCAGCCTTCAATATGGCCTCCATAAAGCAGGCTATCAACGAGGCTGTTGAGCGAG TGAGAATGCCAGCTCCTACACGCCTCCGCGATTTGATCAGACAAATACGAGCGGCAAGAACTGCCGCTGAAGAACGTACAGTCGTCAACAAAGAATGCGCATACATTCGATCGACGTTCAGGGAGGAGGACAGCGTCTGGAGGTGTCGCAACATTGCCAAACTTCTTTACATTCACATGTTGGG ATATCCGGCGCATTTTGGACAGCTCGAATGTTTGAAGCTGATAGCGTCGCCGAGGTTTACAGACAAAAGAATCGGCTATCTTGGGGCTATGCTGCTGCTCGACGAGCGACAAGATGTTCACCTTTTGATTACCAACTGTCTGAAAAA CGATTTGAACAGTTCTACACAGTTCGTAATTGGGCTTGCCCtgtgcactctaggtgcaatcGCATCACCAGAGATGGCAAGAGATCTGGCAGCTGAAGTCGAGAGGCTTATGAAATCGCCCAATGCatatattagaaaaaaagcaGCCCTGTGCGCGTTCAGAATAATCAGACGTGTCCCCGAGTTGATGGAAATGTTTTTACCAGCCACTCGCAGTCTACttacggaaaaaaatcacgGCGTTTTAATCACCGGAGTTACTCTGATTACGGAAATGTGTGAAAACAGCATTGACACTTTGAATCATTTCAAAAAG ATTGTTCCCAACCTCGTACGgattttaaagaatttaatACTTGCTGGATATTCTCCAGAGCACGACGTATCTGGAGTATCAGATCCTTTCCTTCAAGTGAAAATTCTGCGACTTTTACGAATTTTGGGAAGAAACGATGTCGATGCATCGGAAGCTATGAATGATATCCTGGCGCAAGTGGCAACAAACACGGAAACCAGTAAGAACGTTGGAAATACGATATTGTACGAAACGGTTCTGTCTATTATGGATATAAAGTCAGAGAGCGGCTTGAGAGTTCTGGCCGTCAATATTCTCGGTagatttttattgaataacgataaaaatattcgttacGTCGCGTTAAACACCCTTTTGAAGACTGTGTATGTTGATACGAGTGCTGTGCAGAGACACCGTTCCACAATTTTG gAGTGCCTAAAGGATCCTGATGTTTCGATAAGGCGGCGTGCAATGGAGCTTAGCTTCGCTCTAGTGAACTCAAACAACATAAGAACTATGATGAAAGAATTATTGCTCTTTCTAGAACGAGCCGATCCTGAATTCAAAGCTCAATGTAGTAGCAACATCGTCATGTCGGCGGAAAGATTTGCTCCTAACAAACGTTGGCACCTTGAAACGCTCTTCAAAGTTTTAGTCGCA GCCGGCAATTACGTGAGAGATGACGTCGTCGCTTGTACAATTCAGTTGATATCGGAGGCACAGGCACAGCAAGGATATGCGGTTTGTGCACTTTGGCGCGCTTTGGAAAGGGATACTGCCGATAAGCAGCCATTGGCTCAAGTGGCGACTTGGTGCATCGGGGAGTACGGTGATTTGTTACTTTATGGTCCGCCAAGTGAAGACGTCGAGGCACCTGTAAAT CTAACTGAAGATGAAGTCATTGATGTCTATCAAAGGTTACTGTGGAGTCCACAAAATACCGTAGTCACGAAACAGTACACTTTACTGTCACTCACGAAACTCAGCACTCGTTTCCAACAAGGCAACGA aaaaattcgACAAATTATTGATACGTTTGGGAGCAATTTACACATTGAGCTTCAGCAACGCGGAGTTGAATTCTCGCAGTTATTTAGAAAATATGAACACTTGAGGACCGCATTACTGGAAAGAATGCCTCCTATGGAGACTGCCAAACCACAGGCAAATGGAATCATCGGATTAGTTAACGGAGAGTCTGAAATCGAGGAAGATAAAACTATGATTTTGGAACAGCTACCTGTTGCTGCTCCATCAGACTCG AGCGCTCTGCTGGATTTGCTTGGAAGTTCGGACTTTGATACTGAAATCCCAGCTGTGGTGGATAACAATACTCCAGTTACTGCGGCGCCAGTCATTAATAACAATGACCTTCTCGATCTACTTGGAGGGTTAGATCTGAGCACACCTATTTCAGCTCCGCCTTCTTTTCCACAGGTCCAATCGACTCCACAAATCTTTAGCCCAACCAATACGTCCAATTTCCTTGTCGATGGCCTTCTCAACTCGTCCCCGGTTCAAAATG AAATACCAAGTCTGGTTGCCTTTGATAAATTAGGCCTTAAAATCGTACTCAAATTAGAGCGACCATCAGAGACTCCAGACTTGTTGGTGATCAACATGTTGGCTCAAAATGTTGGTTCTATGGAACTGACCGAATTCTTATTCCAAGCCGCAGTTCCCAAG ACATTCCAATTACAAATGCTGTCACCTTCAGGCACCGTCATACCTCCATCGGGTCAAGTAACTCAAGTTATGAAAGTAACAAACATCAACAAA GCAGCGCTTAGGATGCGATTGCGTATTTCGTATACGGGAGATTCGGGGCCCGTATTGGAACAAACGGAGGTGAACAACTTTCCGCCGCTGGCATGGCAGTGA